The Pseudomonas entomophila genome segment GCGACAACCTGCTGTTCATCTACTTCGGCTGGGAAGGCGTGGGCCTATGCTCGTACCTGTTGATCGGTTTCTACTACAGCAACCGCAACAACGGTAACGCGGCACTGAAGGCATTCATCGTCACCCGCATCGGCGACGTGTTCATGGCCATCGGCCTGTTCATCCTGTTCGCCCAGCTGGGCACGCTGAACGTGCAGGAACTGCTGGTGCTGGCACCGCAGAAGTTCCAGGCCGGTGATACCTGGATGGTCCTGGCGACCCTGATGCTGTTGGGTGGCGCGGTCGGTAAGTCGGCCCAGTTGCCGCTGCAGACCTGGCTGGCCGACGCGATGGCGGGCCCGACCCCGGTTTCGGCACTGATCCACGCGGCTACCATGGTGACCGCGGGCGTGTACCTGATCGCCCGTACCAACGGCCTGTTCCTGCTGGCGCCGGACATCCTGCACCTGGTTGGCGTGGTCGGTGGTGTCACCCTGGTCCTGGCCGGCTTCGCCGCCCTGGTACAGACCGACATCAAGCGTATCCTCGCCTACTCGACCATGAGCCAGATCGGCTACATGTTCCTCGCGCTGGGTGTTGGCGCCTGGGACGCGGCGATCTTCCACCTGATGACCCACGCCTTCTTCAAGGCCCTGCTGTTCCTTGCCTCCGGTGCGGTGATCGTTGCCTGCCACCACGAGCAGAACATCTTCAAGATGGGCGGCCTGTGGAAGAAACTGCCGCTGGCCTACGCCAGCTTCGTGGTCGGTGGCGCCGCCCTGGCCGCCCTGCCGATCCTGACCGTGGGCTTCTACTCTAAAGACGAAATTCTTTGGGAAGCCTTCGCCAGCGGCAACAGCGGCCTGCTGTACGCAGGTCTCGTCGGCGCGTTCATGACCTCGCTGTACACCTTCCGCCTGATCTTCATCGCCTTCCACGGCGAAGCCAAGACCGAAGCCCACGCCGGCCACGGCATCAGCCACTGGCTGCCGCTGGGCGTGCTGATCGTGCTGTCGACCTTCGTTGGTGCCTGGATCCACCCGCCGCTGGCAGGCGTGCTGCCTGAAAGCGCCGGCCACGCCGGTGGCGAAGCCAAGCACTCGCTGGAGATCGCCTCGGGCGCCATCGCCATCGCCGGTATCCTGCTGTCGGCGTTGCTGTTCCTGGGCAAGCGTCGCCTGGTCACGGCCATCGCCAACAGCGGCATCGGCCGCGTCCTGTCGGCCTGGTGGTTCGCCGCCTGGGGCTTCGACTGGATCTACGACAAGCTCTTCGTCAAACCTTACCTGCTGATCAGCCACCTCCTGCGCAAGGACCCGGTTGACCGCAGCATCGGCCTCATCCCTCGGATGGCCCGTGGCGGCCATGTCGCCATGAGCAAGACCGAGACCGGCCAGCTGCGCTGGTACACCGCCTCGATCGCCGTGGGCGCCGTGCTGGTGCTCGGTGCCGTGGTAGTGGCCGCGGTATGACTATGAATCTTGCGACTTTGCCAAAGGAAACCAACCCGTCATGATTTTGCCTTGGCTGATCCTGATCCCCTTCATCGGCGGCTTCCTGTGCTGGCTGGGTGAGCGCTTCGGCTCCACCCTGCCGCGCTGGATCGCGCTGCTGACCATGTCCCTGCTGCTTGGCATCGGCCTGTGGCTGTGGGCGAACGGCAACTACACCCTGGCTCCCGCCCCTGGCGCGGAGCCCGCCTGGGCCCTCGAGTACAAAGTCGAGTGGATCAAGCGCTTCGGCATCAGCATCCACCTGGCCCTCGACGGCCTGTCGCTGCTGATGATCCTGCTCACCGGCCTGCTCGGTGTGCTGTCGGTGCTGTGCTCGTGGAAAGAGATCCAGCGCCACGTCGGCTTCTTCCACCTCAACCTGATGTGGATCCTGGGTGGCGTGGTCGGTGTGTTCCTGGCCCTGGACCTGTTCCTGTTCTTCTTCTTCTGGGAAATGATGCTGGTGCCGATGTACTTCCTCATCGCGCTCTGGGGTCACAGCTCGGCCGACGGCAAGAAGACCCGAATCTACGCGGCGACCAAGTTCTTCATCTTCACTCAGGCCAGCGGCCTGATCATGCTGGTGGCGATCCTCGGCCTGGTGCTGGTCAACTACAACACCACCGGCGTGCTCACCTTCAACTACAGCGACCTGCTCAAGGCCGAGCTGCCGGCCGGCGTCGAGTACGTGCTGATGCTGGGCTTCTTCATCGCCTTCGCGGTGAAGCTGCCGGTGGTGCCGTTCCACTCCTGGCTGCCTGACGCCCACGCCCAGGCACCGACAGCAGGTTCCGTCGACCTCGCCGGTATCTTGCTGAAGACCGCCGCCTACGGCCTGCTGCGCTTCGCCCTGCCGCTGTTCCCGAACGCCTCGGCCGAGTTCGCGCCGATCGCCATGACCCTGGGCTTGATCGGTATCTTCTACGGTGCCTTCCTGGCCTTCGCCCAGACCGACATCAAGCGCCTGGTGGCGTTCTCCAGTGTCTCGCACATGGGCTTCGTGCTGATCGGCATCTACTCCGGCAGCCAGCAGGCCCTGCAAGGCGCGGTGATCCAGATGCTGGCCCACGGCCTGTCGGCCGCCGCGCTGTTCATCCTGGCCGGCCAGCTGTATGAGCGCCTGCACACCCGTGACATGCGCCAGATGGGTGGCCTGTGGCACCGCATCGCCTACCTGCCTGCGATCAGCCTGTTCTTCGCCGCCGCGTCGCTGGGCCTGCCGGGCACCGGCAACTTCGTCGGCGAATTCCTGATCCTGATCGGCAGCTTCGCCCACGTACCGTGGATCACCGTGATCGCCACCACCGGCCTGGTGTTCGGTTCGGTCTACTCGCTGATCATGATCCACCGCGCCTACTTCGGCCCGGCCAAGGCCGACACCGTGCTGGCCGGCATGGACGGTCGCGAGCTGATCATGGTACTGGGCCTGGCGGGCCTGCTGATCCTGCTGGGCGTGTATCCGCAGCCGTTCCTGGACACCTCTGCCGCCACCATGAGCGGTGTGCAGCAGTGGCTCGGTTCCGCTTTCACTCAACTCGCTTCGGCCCGGTAAGAGCGCTATGGAATTCACCACTCAACACTTCATCGCATTGGCGCCGATGCTGATCACCACCCTCACCACGGTGGTGGTGATGCTGGCGATCGCCTGGAAGCGCAACCACTCGCAGACCTTCCTGCTGTCCACCGTGGGCCTGAACCTGGCCCTGCTGTCGATCCTGCCGGCACTTAAAGTCGCGCCGCTGGCGGTCACCACGCTGGTGACCATCGACAAGTTCGCCTGCCTGTACATGGCGATCATCCTGGTGGCGACACTGGCCTGCGTCACCCTCGCCCACGCGTATCTCGGCGAAGGCTCCAAGGGTTTCCCGGGCAACCGTGAAGAGCTGTACCTGCTGCTGCTGATGTCGGCGCTGGGTGGCCTGGTGCTGGTCAGCGCCAACCACCTGGCCGGCCTGTTCATCGGCCTGGAGCTGCTGTCGGTGCCGGTCTACGGCCTGGTGGCGTACGCTTTCTTCAACAAGCGCTCGCTGGAAGCCGGCATCAAGTACATGGTGCTGTCGGCCGCCGGTTCCGCCTTCCTGCTGTTCGGCATGGCCCTGCTGTACGCCGATGCCGGCAGCCTGACCTTCGACCAGCTGGGCAAGGCCCTGGCCGCCACCAGCATGCCGAGCCTGCTGGCGCAACTGGGCCTGGGCATGATGTTGGTGGGCCTGGCCTTCAAGCTGTCGCTGGTCCCCTTCCACCTGTGGACCCCGGACGTGTACGAAGGCGCCCCGGCGCCGGTCGCCGCGTTCCTGGCCACCGCCAGCAAGGTCGCGGTATTCGCCGTGGTCGTGCGCCTGTTCATGCTCTCCCCTGCAGCCAGCAGCGGCGTGCTGAGCACCGTGCTGGCCGTGATCGCGGTCGCCTCGATCCTGATCGGCAACCTGCTGGCGCTGACCCAGAGCAACCTCAAGCGTCTGCTGGGTTACTCGTCCATCGCCCACTTCGGCTACCTGGTGATCGCCCTGGTCGCCAGCAAGGGCCTGGCCATGGAAGCCATGGGCGTGTATCTCGTCACCTACGTGATCACCAGCCTCGGCGCCTTCGGTGTGATCACCCTGATGTCCTCGCCGTACGCTGGCCGTGACGCCGACGCCCTGTACGAGTACCGCGGCCTGTTCTGGCGCCGTCCGTACCTGACCGCGGTGCTGACCGTAATGATGCTGTCGCTGGCTGGTATCCCGCTGACCGCGGGCTTCATTGGCAAGTTCTACATCATCGCCACCGGCGTCGAGTCGCAGCTGTGGTGGCTGGTCGGCGCCCTGGTGCTGGGCAGCGCCATCGGCGTGTACTACTACCTGCGCGTCATGGTCACCCTGTACCTGGTCGAGCCGAACCTGCGTCGCCACGATGCTCCGCTGAAGTGGGAACAGCGCACCGGTGGCGTGATGCTGCTGGCAATCGCCATTCTCGCCTTCGTGCTGGGTGTATACCCGCAGCCGCTGCTGGAGATGGTGCAGCAGGCAGGCCTGCAACTGATCGGTTGATCGGTTCCATGCTGTGAAAGACACCCCGCCTCGGCGGGGTGTTTTTTTTTGCGTGCGGTTCGCCGGCAAGCCGGCTCCTACGGTGGTTCGTCTACCCCTCGTAGGAGCCGGCTTGCCGGCGAACCGATGACAGATCGACCACTGTGCTTCGTCTGCCCTTTGCAGCGTCAGACTCCGCACTCGATCTGGAACCCCGTCCCCATGCGCCCCACCCTCCCCTACTCCCTGCTGGCCCTGTTCGCCGCCGGCGCAACCCAAGCCGCCAACCGCGTCGAACTCGACCAGGTGCTGATCCAGGACCAACCGCAAACCGAACTGGAAGCCGCTGCCGACCACCTGCGTGAAATCCCCGGCGCCAGCAACCTGGTAGACATGGGCAAGGTGGGCCAGGGCCGAGTGGCGAGCAACCAGGACGTGCTGGCCTACCAGCCGGGGGTGTTCGCCCAGTCGGCGGGCAACGACGGCATCAAGCTGTCGATCCGTGGCTCGGGCATCAACCGCGCGCCGGGCGCCCACGGCTCCGGGGTGTACACGATGTTCGACGGCCTGCCGCTGACCGGCCCGGGCGGTACGCCCTACGAGCTGTTCGAACCGCTGTGGCTGAGCCGCGCCGAAGTGCTGCGCGGCGCCAACGGTTTCGACCAAGGCTCGCTGGCCCTGGGCGGCGCGATCAACTATGTGACCCACACCGGCTACGATGCGGCGCCTCTGCAGGTGCGCTACGAAGCCGGCAGCCGTGGCTACCAGCGCCGGCATGTCAGCTCCGGCCAGGTACTGGGCAACCTCGACTACTACGTGGCCCTGACCGACGCTGAATACGACGGCTACCAGCACCACAGCAGCGGCAGCGCCAAGGGCATCGCCGCCAACGTCGGCTACCGCTTCAACCCGAACCTGGAGACGCGCTTCTACCTGCGCTACCGGGAAACCGAGAACGACCTGGCCGGGCGCCTGACCAAGGATCAGATCAAGCACGACCCACGCGCTGCCAATTCGCTTTATATGCGCCGTGACGCCAGCCGCCCCCAGCCGGGCAGCACCTGGCTGGCAAACAAGACAACTTTCTATCTGGAAGATGACTCACGCCTGGAAACCGGCTTGGTCTATCACGACTACCCCATGGACCTGCGTGAAGGCGCCAACCGCCTTAAAGTCGCCTACACCGATGTGAGCGGTACACTCAATTACCATCGCCGCGATGCGTTGTTCGGCCATGAGAGCAAAACCACCATTGGCTGGCGTACCACCAAGCACCTTCCCAACAGCGGTGCATCGGAATTTGTTCGTGTACAGGAGGCCGGCAACGCTCCACTGGCAGTCGGCGAGCGAACCCGCGATTTCAGCTATCAGGGCTCGGATACCGTCCTGCACCTGGGCAACGACCTGGAACTGGTACCAAATCTCTGGCTGACCACTGGCCTGGCGATGATCTACACCCGTCGCGAGAGCGATGTGACCTACCCTGCCGTTGGAGGAAGGGCCAGCCAGCATGACTGGGACTATGCGCCACGGGTTGGCCTGCGCTATGACATCCGGCCTGACTTACAGATCTACGGCAATCTGAGTCGTTCGGTCGAACCACCCCATCCGTGGGCACTTGTCTGGAGTTCGCCAAAAGTCAAAGGCCAACAGTTCCAGACGCAGCCCATCAAAATGCAGAATCAGACTGCGACAACGCTTGAACTGGGCACACGTGGCGACTCGGCGATCGGCCGCTGGGACTTGGCCTGGTACTACTCTCAAGTACGACACGAATTGCTGACTGTCGAAATTGAACCTGCCGTCACGGGCGAGTTCAATGCCAGCCCGACTATCCACCAAGGCCTCGAAGCCGGCCTGGACAGCACGCTTTGGGAACAACCAGGTACCGGCAAGCTCAGCCTGCGCCAAGCCTACACCTTCAGCGACTTCCACTACCGCGACGACGACACGTTCGGCGACAACCGCCTGCCCGGCATCCCCATGCACTACTACCAGGCCGAACTGCGCTACGACTGGCCAAGTGGTTTTTACGCCGGGGTGAACACGCAGATGGCGTCCAAGGTGCAAGTGGACTACGCCAACAGCTACCACGCCGACGCCTATGCCCTGCTCGGCGCACGCCTGGGCTGGGAATCGCCCAAGCAGGACTGGCAGACCTGGCTGGACCTGCGCAACCTGACCAACAAGCGCTATGCGGCGACGGTGACGCCGGGGTACAACGACGCCGGGCAGGACATCGCCCGCTCGACGCCTGGGGAAGGGTTCGGGGTGTATGCGGGGGTTTCCTACAGCTTCCGCTGATCACTGGCCCTGTTCGCCGGCTAGCCGGTTCTCAAGGAACAAAACGTAGCCCATTGATTGGGTCAGACCTGTGTAGGAGCGGCCTTAGCCGCGATCACTCGCGAAGCGGGTGCCGCACACCGTGGTGCCTGCATCGCGGCTGAAGCCGCTCCTACAGACGATTCAGTGCCCTGCGAGACAGCGCAGCCTGATGAACAAGGCACTCACGAAGGCAACTGCACCTGCGGCTTGCCCGACACGAAGATCGCCCAGCTCGACACAAACAACGCCGCGATCAACGGCCCGATCACGAACCCGTTGAGCCCGAACACCGCCAGCCCACCCAGGGTCGACACCAGCACCAGGTAATCCGGCATCCGCGTATCCTTGCCCACCAGGATCGGCCGCAGCAAGTTGTCCACCAGCCCGATCACCAGCACTCCGAAAGCAATCAACACGATCCCCCGCCACGTTGCCCCGGTCAGCAGGAAATACACCGCCACCGGCCCCCAGACGATCCCTGCGCCCACCGCCGGCAACAGCGACAGGAACGCCATCAGCACCGCCCACACCAGCGCGCTGGGGATATCCAGCACCCAGAAGATCAAGCCGCCCAATGCCCCCTGGGTGATCGCCACCAGCAAGTTGCCTTTGACCGTCGCGCGCACCACGCGCTTGAACTTCAACTGCAACCGGCGCTTTTGCTGCTCGGGCAGCGGTACAGCCTGACGCACTTTGCGCGCGACATCCGCCCCCTCGCGCAGGAAGAAGTACAACAGGTAGAGCATGATGCCGAAGCTCACCAGAAACTCGAAGGTGCCCTGGCCGAAGCTGAACGCCTGCCCCGCAAGGAACTGGCTGCCCTGGGTAGCCCACTTGCTGATCTTGTCACGCAGGCCGTCGAGGTTGCCCATGCCCATGCGGTCCAGAAAATGCTGGGCGTAGGCCGGGAGCATGTCCTTGCCACGCTCGATATAACCGGCAATATCCAGCTGGCCGCTCTCGATACGCTGGTACAACGCGGCGCCCTCCTGCACCAGCAACGCACTGATGATGATCACCGGCAGCACGGCGATCAGCAGGCAAGTCATCAGTGCCGTCGCCGTCGCCAAGTTGCGCCGCCCACCGAAGCGCAACAGCAGGTGGCGCTGCAAGGGCGAGAAAAGAATGCCCAGGATCACCGCCCAGAAGATCGCACCTGCGTATGGCAGCAGGATCCACAGGAAGGCGATGGTCACCAGTGCCAGCAACACTGTCAGGGCTTTGTTCTGCAACACTGTTTCGTTCATGGGCATTCCTCATGGGCTCAACCATTTAGTGCCCCGCCCATCGCCAAAAGTGCCGTTGACCCAGATCAATACCCACTGTTGGCCACCGCCTTAGCATCCGCGCCTTTTGCCCCCGGTGCGCACCATGACCTCCTTCGCCAAGCCCGAACTGCTCGCCCCCGCCGGCACCCTCAAGACCATGCGCTACGCCTTCGCCTACGGCGCCGATGCGGTCTACGCCGGCCAGCCACGCTACAGCCTGCGGGTGCGCAACAACGAGTTCGACCACACCAACCTGGCCCTCGGCATCCAGGAGGCCCATGCCCTGGGCAAGCAGTTCTACGTGGTAGTCAACATCGCCCCACACAACGCCAAGCTGAAAACCTTCCTCAAGGACCTGGCGCCAGTGATCGAAATGGGCCCGGACGCGCTGATCATGTCCG includes the following:
- the nuoL gene encoding NADH-quinone oxidoreductase subunit L; the encoded protein is MNLIFLTFVFPLIGFLLLSFSRGRWSENLSALVGVGSVGLSAAVAAYVIWQFNVAPPEGGAYSQLLWQWMSVDGFAPNFTLYVDGLSVTMLGVVTGVGFLIHLFASWYMRGEAGYSRFFSYTNLFIASMLFLVLGDNLLFIYFGWEGVGLCSYLLIGFYYSNRNNGNAALKAFIVTRIGDVFMAIGLFILFAQLGTLNVQELLVLAPQKFQAGDTWMVLATLMLLGGAVGKSAQLPLQTWLADAMAGPTPVSALIHAATMVTAGVYLIARTNGLFLLAPDILHLVGVVGGVTLVLAGFAALVQTDIKRILAYSTMSQIGYMFLALGVGAWDAAIFHLMTHAFFKALLFLASGAVIVACHHEQNIFKMGGLWKKLPLAYASFVVGGAALAALPILTVGFYSKDEILWEAFASGNSGLLYAGLVGAFMTSLYTFRLIFIAFHGEAKTEAHAGHGISHWLPLGVLIVLSTFVGAWIHPPLAGVLPESAGHAGGEAKHSLEIASGAIAIAGILLSALLFLGKRRLVTAIANSGIGRVLSAWWFAAWGFDWIYDKLFVKPYLLISHLLRKDPVDRSIGLIPRMARGGHVAMSKTETGQLRWYTASIAVGAVLVLGAVVVAAV
- the nuoM gene encoding NADH-quinone oxidoreductase subunit M; amino-acid sequence: MILPWLILIPFIGGFLCWLGERFGSTLPRWIALLTMSLLLGIGLWLWANGNYTLAPAPGAEPAWALEYKVEWIKRFGISIHLALDGLSLLMILLTGLLGVLSVLCSWKEIQRHVGFFHLNLMWILGGVVGVFLALDLFLFFFFWEMMLVPMYFLIALWGHSSADGKKTRIYAATKFFIFTQASGLIMLVAILGLVLVNYNTTGVLTFNYSDLLKAELPAGVEYVLMLGFFIAFAVKLPVVPFHSWLPDAHAQAPTAGSVDLAGILLKTAAYGLLRFALPLFPNASAEFAPIAMTLGLIGIFYGAFLAFAQTDIKRLVAFSSVSHMGFVLIGIYSGSQQALQGAVIQMLAHGLSAAALFILAGQLYERLHTRDMRQMGGLWHRIAYLPAISLFFAAASLGLPGTGNFVGEFLILIGSFAHVPWITVIATTGLVFGSVYSLIMIHRAYFGPAKADTVLAGMDGRELIMVLGLAGLLILLGVYPQPFLDTSAATMSGVQQWLGSAFTQLASAR
- the nuoN gene encoding NADH-quinone oxidoreductase subunit NuoN — protein: MEFTTQHFIALAPMLITTLTTVVVMLAIAWKRNHSQTFLLSTVGLNLALLSILPALKVAPLAVTTLVTIDKFACLYMAIILVATLACVTLAHAYLGEGSKGFPGNREELYLLLLMSALGGLVLVSANHLAGLFIGLELLSVPVYGLVAYAFFNKRSLEAGIKYMVLSAAGSAFLLFGMALLYADAGSLTFDQLGKALAATSMPSLLAQLGLGMMLVGLAFKLSLVPFHLWTPDVYEGAPAPVAAFLATASKVAVFAVVVRLFMLSPAASSGVLSTVLAVIAVASILIGNLLALTQSNLKRLLGYSSIAHFGYLVIALVASKGLAMEAMGVYLVTYVITSLGAFGVITLMSSPYAGRDADALYEYRGLFWRRPYLTAVLTVMMLSLAGIPLTAGFIGKFYIIATGVESQLWWLVGALVLGSAIGVYYYLRVMVTLYLVEPNLRRHDAPLKWEQRTGGVMLLAIAILAFVLGVYPQPLLEMVQQAGLQLIG
- a CDS encoding TonB-dependent receptor family protein, with the translated sequence MRPTLPYSLLALFAAGATQAANRVELDQVLIQDQPQTELEAAADHLREIPGASNLVDMGKVGQGRVASNQDVLAYQPGVFAQSAGNDGIKLSIRGSGINRAPGAHGSGVYTMFDGLPLTGPGGTPYELFEPLWLSRAEVLRGANGFDQGSLALGGAINYVTHTGYDAAPLQVRYEAGSRGYQRRHVSSGQVLGNLDYYVALTDAEYDGYQHHSSGSAKGIAANVGYRFNPNLETRFYLRYRETENDLAGRLTKDQIKHDPRAANSLYMRRDASRPQPGSTWLANKTTFYLEDDSRLETGLVYHDYPMDLREGANRLKVAYTDVSGTLNYHRRDALFGHESKTTIGWRTTKHLPNSGASEFVRVQEAGNAPLAVGERTRDFSYQGSDTVLHLGNDLELVPNLWLTTGLAMIYTRRESDVTYPAVGGRASQHDWDYAPRVGLRYDIRPDLQIYGNLSRSVEPPHPWALVWSSPKVKGQQFQTQPIKMQNQTATTLELGTRGDSAIGRWDLAWYYSQVRHELLTVEIEPAVTGEFNASPTIHQGLEAGLDSTLWEQPGTGKLSLRQAYTFSDFHYRDDDTFGDNRLPGIPMHYYQAELRYDWPSGFYAGVNTQMASKVQVDYANSYHADAYALLGARLGWESPKQDWQTWLDLRNLTNKRYAATVTPGYNDAGQDIARSTPGEGFGVYAGVSYSFR
- a CDS encoding AI-2E family transporter, producing MNETVLQNKALTVLLALVTIAFLWILLPYAGAIFWAVILGILFSPLQRHLLLRFGGRRNLATATALMTCLLIAVLPVIIISALLVQEGAALYQRIESGQLDIAGYIERGKDMLPAYAQHFLDRMGMGNLDGLRDKISKWATQGSQFLAGQAFSFGQGTFEFLVSFGIMLYLLYFFLREGADVARKVRQAVPLPEQQKRRLQLKFKRVVRATVKGNLLVAITQGALGGLIFWVLDIPSALVWAVLMAFLSLLPAVGAGIVWGPVAVYFLLTGATWRGIVLIAFGVLVIGLVDNLLRPILVGKDTRMPDYLVLVSTLGGLAVFGLNGFVIGPLIAALFVSSWAIFVSGKPQVQLPS